A single window of Gemmatimonadales bacterium DNA harbors:
- the rho gene encoding transcription termination factor Rho yields MNHPGGGNGGNGGNGGNGHGGNGNGGQGGSGNGGNGGRPHRRRGGRGRGRRPGGGNGQNVRGNGGGGGGNGGGGGGGNGGTAVQTPRAPADSGQRIDVEGVLEVSDRGGGFLRMQRASYLASGNDVYLQPGTISRYGLRAGDEITGVAHPARGGRGPLLESVTTIFGREPAAIEKRPDFNRLPATHPTHTLRLTKPGGIPRGGDVTAAIVDLLVPLGKGQRCLLVAPAKAGKTTLLTAIARGIIENQPDATVYILLADERPEEVTEMELANAGEVIASSFDHGADRHVAVAEMTLERARRRVELGEDVVIILDSLTRLARAYNNIDKGSGRTLSGGIGAEALERPKRFFGSARAVDPRHGEGSLTIIATALKDTGSKADEVIFEEFKGTGNSEIVLSRELADRRIFPAIDVAASGTRREELLLDPMSLKRAHELRAATAGLPTTKQIEVVRELLQRGL; encoded by the coding sequence GTGAACCATCCGGGCGGCGGCAATGGCGGCAATGGCGGCAACGGCGGCAACGGGCACGGCGGGAACGGGAACGGCGGCCAGGGCGGCAGCGGAAACGGTGGCAACGGCGGGCGGCCACATCGCAGGCGCGGTGGACGCGGGCGCGGCAGGCGCCCGGGCGGGGGGAACGGACAGAACGTTCGCGGCAATGGCGGGGGCGGCGGCGGCAATGGCGGTGGCGGCGGCGGAGGGAACGGCGGCACCGCGGTGCAGACCCCGCGCGCTCCGGCCGACAGCGGCCAGCGAATCGACGTCGAGGGGGTCCTCGAGGTCTCCGATCGCGGCGGCGGTTTCCTCCGGATGCAGCGCGCGTCGTACCTCGCCAGCGGCAACGACGTCTATCTCCAGCCGGGAACGATCAGCCGGTATGGGCTCCGCGCCGGCGATGAGATCACCGGCGTCGCGCATCCCGCCCGAGGCGGGCGCGGTCCGCTGCTGGAAAGCGTCACGACGATCTTTGGCCGCGAACCGGCGGCGATCGAGAAGCGACCGGACTTCAACCGCCTCCCCGCAACGCATCCGACCCACACATTGCGCCTCACCAAGCCGGGCGGGATTCCCCGCGGCGGTGACGTCACCGCGGCGATCGTCGACCTCCTCGTCCCGCTCGGCAAGGGACAGCGATGCCTCCTCGTGGCGCCGGCAAAGGCCGGCAAGACCACGCTCCTCACCGCGATTGCGCGGGGGATCATCGAGAACCAGCCCGACGCGACCGTGTACATCCTCCTGGCCGACGAACGCCCGGAGGAAGTGACCGAGATGGAACTCGCCAACGCCGGCGAAGTGATCGCATCGAGCTTCGATCACGGTGCCGACCGCCACGTGGCGGTGGCGGAGATGACGCTCGAACGTGCCCGGCGGCGCGTGGAGCTCGGCGAAGATGTGGTGATCATCCTCGATTCGCTGACCCGGCTGGCGCGCGCCTACAACAACATCGACAAGGGATCGGGGCGCACGCTCTCGGGCGGCATCGGCGCCGAGGCGCTCGAGCGGCCCAAGCGATTCTTCGGAAGCGCGCGCGCGGTCGATCCACGTCACGGGGAAGGATCGCTCACGATCATCGCGACGGCGTTGAAGGACACCGGGTCGAAGGCCGACGAAGTGATCTTCGAGGAGTTCAAGGGAACCGGCAATTCCGAGATCGTGCTGAGCCGCGAACTCGCCGACCGGCGCATCTTCCCGGCAATCGACGTCGCCGCAAGCGGCACCCGTCGCGAAGAACTGCTGCTCGACCCGATGTCGCTCAAGCGGGCACACGAGCTCCGTGCCGCCACCGCCGGCCTTCCAACCACCAAGCAGATCGAAGTGGTTCGCGAGCTGTTGCAGCGCGGGCTGTAG